Proteins encoded in a region of the Flavobacteriaceae bacterium HL-DH10 genome:
- the neuC gene encoding UDP-N-acetylglucosamine 2-epimerase, with the protein MNKRKICVVITARPSYSRIKTALTAIRNHPSLELQLVVAGSALLDRYGNAVDYIENDGFKIDAKVFMVLEGENKTSMAKTTGLGVMELANTFYNLKPDAVVTIADRFETLATSIAASYQNIPLIHIQGGEVTGNIDEKVRHANTKLADIHLVASEDAKLRVIKMGEDANYVFNTGCPSIDIAYKVSKSPKLNFNPITKYGGVGHTINWQEGYVVVMQHPVTTEYHQAKENVLTTLKVIHELGIPAFWFWPNVDAGADGTSNGIRSYREIHKPENIHFFKNMIPEDFLRLLINSKCLVGNSSVGIRECAYLGVPVINIGTRQNGRARGNNVMDVSYKQDEIKSGILNRIEAKNIISNDTLYGDGNSGDKIANIIAEVELRFHKTISY; encoded by the coding sequence ATGAATAAAAGAAAAATTTGTGTAGTTATAACTGCAAGACCTTCTTATAGTAGAATAAAAACGGCGTTAACTGCTATACGGAATCATCCAAGTTTAGAATTGCAACTGGTTGTAGCTGGTTCAGCTTTGTTGGATAGATATGGGAACGCTGTGGATTATATTGAGAATGATGGTTTTAAAATAGATGCTAAAGTATTTATGGTTTTAGAAGGAGAAAACAAAACCTCTATGGCAAAAACCACTGGTTTGGGAGTTATGGAATTAGCTAATACTTTTTATAATTTAAAACCAGATGCAGTTGTTACCATTGCCGATCGTTTTGAAACCTTGGCGACCTCTATTGCTGCTTCTTATCAAAACATTCCTTTAATCCATATTCAAGGAGGAGAAGTTACAGGAAATATTGATGAAAAAGTACGTCATGCCAATACAAAATTAGCTGACATACATTTGGTAGCATCGGAAGATGCAAAACTTAGAGTTATTAAAATGGGTGAGGATGCTAATTACGTTTTTAATACGGGCTGCCCTTCAATCGATATAGCATATAAAGTTAGTAAATCTCCGAAATTAAATTTTAATCCTATAACAAAATACGGTGGCGTAGGACATACGATTAATTGGCAAGAAGGTTATGTTGTGGTGATGCAACATCCTGTTACTACAGAATACCATCAGGCTAAAGAAAATGTTTTGACTACTTTGAAAGTGATACACGAATTGGGAATTCCGGCTTTTTGGTTTTGGCCAAATGTGGATGCTGGTGCCGATGGGACATCCAATGGAATTCGTTCGTATCGGGAAATTCATAAACCCGAGAACATCCACTTTTTTAAAAATATGATTCCCGAAGATTTTTTACGCTTACTTATTAATAGTAAATGTTTGGTTGGGAATTCTAGTGTGGGAATTAGAGAGTGTGCTTATTTGGGCGTGCCAGTAATAAACATTGGTACACGTCAAAACGGACGAGCAAGAGGAAATAACGTTATGGATGTTTCTTATAAACAAGATGAAATAAAATCAGGCATACTAAATAGAATAGAAGCAAAGAATATTATTAGTAACGATACTTTATACGGTGATGGAAATTCTGGTGATAAAATTGCTAATATCATAGCTGAAGTTGAATTGCGTTTTCATAAAACTATTTCATATTAA
- a CDS encoding acylneuraminate cytidylyltransferase family protein, with translation MRILGLIPARGGSKSIPEKNIKILKGKPLIQYTIEAAKNAKELTHLILSSDDESIIEVAKKLDLEVPFVRPKNLAKDTSPTLVVIQHALKFYEAQNIYFDAVCLLQVTSPFKTGMFIDEAIKKFTESDCDALVSIQKVPDEYNPHWVFKKDKVDNLELFTGEKDIISRRQDLPEVYHRDGLIYITKTNVLLEQNSLYGSKLAYIKSPSDYTINIDTLEDWNKAEAFLNLNNA, from the coding sequence ATGAGGATTTTAGGACTTATACCAGCAAGAGGAGGCTCTAAATCTATACCTGAAAAGAATATCAAAATTCTTAAAGGGAAACCTTTAATTCAGTATACCATTGAAGCTGCAAAAAATGCTAAAGAACTAACGCATTTAATTTTAAGTTCGGATGACGAGTCTATAATTGAAGTCGCTAAAAAACTTGATTTGGAAGTCCCTTTTGTAAGACCTAAAAATCTTGCAAAAGACACGTCGCCCACGCTTGTTGTCATTCAGCATGCTTTAAAATTTTACGAAGCACAAAATATTTATTTTGATGCGGTTTGTTTGCTGCAAGTTACAAGTCCTTTTAAAACAGGTATGTTTATAGATGAGGCTATTAAAAAGTTCACCGAAAGTGATTGTGATGCTTTGGTTTCTATACAAAAAGTTCCAGATGAATATAACCCGCATTGGGTTTTTAAAAAGGATAAAGTTGACAACTTAGAATTATTTACCGGTGAAAAAGACATTATTTCCAGACGCCAAGATTTACCCGAAGTGTATCATAGAGATGGACTTATTTATATTACCAAAACCAATGTTTTGTTAGAACAAAATTCTTTATATGGTTCTAAATTAGCTTATATAAAATCACCTTCAGATTATACTATCAATATTGATACTTTAGAAGATTGGAATAAGGCCGAGGCATTTTTAAACTTAAATAACGCATAG